The following coding sequences are from one Rhipicephalus microplus isolate Deutch F79 chromosome 3, USDA_Rmic, whole genome shotgun sequence window:
- the LOC142803970 gene encoding chymotrypsinogen A-like, which yields MSPVAVVFAILAVACSNMKASAWTNPDGCGQTPIAPQLENREDRVVDGQEAVPGSWPWHAGLHSSPFFESYYFCGGTLISDRHVVTAAHCLEHHAAANTFVHVGSHSRSSRDVTEQYVGAEHLCMHVDPEKDIGIVKLTSSVNFTHTVRPACLPEPGSELADGTTLFVTGWGQTDETDPSSRAERLQQLMTKSIANERCAKEFHEVPDYLLCGSYDYGTPCQGDSGGPLVRKGDDGAWVLEGIVHKGGQLCKSFHHRAMRYIKVSHFVNWIDDYMEADAEGRADSFCDMAPNFKLDRGVE from the exons ATGAGCCCTGTCGCAGTAGTATTCGCTATCTTGGCCGTCGCCTGCTCCAACATGAAGGCGTCGGCATGGACCAATCCTGATGGCTGCGGCCAGACGCCTATAGCCCCACAGCTTGAAAACCGCGAAGACAGGGTGGTGGACGGCCAGGAAGCCGTGCCCGGCAGCTGGCCTTGGCACGCGGGACTCCACAGCAGCCCTTTCTTTGAGAGCTACTACTTTTGCGGTGGTACCCTCATTTCGGACCGTCACGTTGTCACCGCCGCCCACTGCCTCGA GCACCATGCAGCCGCAAACACATTTGTTCACGTGGGCTCACACAGTCGCAGCAGCCGTGACGTCACAGAGCAGTACGTGGGTGCCGAGCACCTCTGCATGCACGTTGATCCAGAG AAGGACATTGGAATCGTCAAGCTTACCAGCAGCGTGAACTTTACGCACACAGTTCGGCCAGCATGCCTGCCTGAGCCCGGGTCCGAACTGGCTGACGGCACGACGCTATTCGTTACCGGCTGGGGACAGACTGACG AGACGGATCCGTCATCACGAGCGGAGAGGCTGCAGCAGTTAATGACCAAGAGCATCGCCAACGAGCGCTGTGCCAAGGAATTTCACGAAGTACCGGATTACCTTCTTTGCGGCTCTTACGACTACGGCACACCGTGTCAG GGTGACAGCGGGGGACCACTTGTGCGCAAGGGTGATGACGGTGCCTGGGTTCTCGAAGGAATCGTCCACAAGGGTGGCCAGCTGTGCAAGTCCTTTCATCACAGGGCCATGCGCTACATTAAGGTCTCGCACTTTGTCAACTGGATTGACGATTACATGGAAGCCGATGCCGAGGGGCGCGCCGATAGTTTCTGTGACATGGCACCAAACTTTAAGCTTGACAGGGGTGTCGAATGA